Proteins found in one Gemmatimonadaceae bacterium genomic segment:
- a CDS encoding leucyl aminopeptidase has translation MKPIVSGAAPDFGTLDVPLLVIALPSSPSLATELGAVDGATNGALGRSIARRDFRGGRDETLHLAGGERGIQRVLLVGLGTATDRPAALRRAGAIAARQATRLGVGRLAFYAGALNATEVEAAGVGLGVGAWDFKEMKTAPPADEQRAPLDEAVILAADADARTTGARVATALGEGLALARKLGMLPGNVCTPDYLADTARDIAKRLGMQTTVMGRAAMQEAKMGSFLAVAQGTTQEPRLIMLEYQKGPKGAKPIVLVGKGLCFDSGGISIKPAQGMEWMKFDMCGAAGVLGAMEAIGRLELPINVVGLIGSTTNMPSGEAMKPGDVVQASNGKYIEIINTDAEGRLVLADVLAFAKRMSPAAVIDAATLTGACVIALGHTATGVMGNQEPLVQEVLDAAKRAGEPGWPLPLWDEYKDLIKSDVADIKNSGGRPAGTITAALFLKEFADDYPWVHLDIAGTAYTESDLGTVPRGPTGVPVGTFVEFVRGRAR, from the coding sequence ATGAAACCAATAGTCTCAGGCGCCGCCCCTGATTTTGGAACGCTCGACGTTCCACTCCTCGTCATCGCACTGCCGTCGTCGCCCTCGTTGGCAACGGAGCTCGGCGCCGTCGACGGCGCGACCAACGGCGCGCTTGGCCGCTCGATCGCACGTCGCGACTTTCGCGGCGGGCGAGACGAGACGCTGCACCTCGCGGGCGGCGAGCGCGGGATTCAGCGTGTTCTGCTCGTTGGGCTGGGCACAGCGACCGATCGCCCGGCGGCGCTTCGTCGCGCGGGCGCCATCGCGGCACGCCAGGCCACTCGACTCGGCGTCGGACGACTCGCGTTCTACGCGGGCGCGTTGAACGCGACTGAAGTCGAGGCGGCGGGTGTCGGGCTCGGCGTCGGCGCGTGGGATTTCAAAGAGATGAAGACCGCCCCCCCGGCCGACGAACAGCGCGCGCCGCTCGACGAGGCGGTGATCCTCGCCGCCGACGCGGACGCGCGCACGACGGGCGCGCGCGTCGCGACCGCCCTCGGTGAAGGGCTGGCACTCGCGCGCAAGCTCGGGATGCTGCCCGGCAACGTGTGCACGCCCGACTATCTCGCCGACACCGCGCGCGACATCGCCAAGCGACTTGGCATGCAGACGACCGTGATGGGCCGAGCGGCGATGCAGGAAGCGAAGATGGGCTCCTTCCTCGCCGTCGCGCAGGGGACGACGCAGGAACCGCGGCTCATCATGCTCGAGTATCAGAAGGGGCCGAAGGGAGCGAAGCCGATCGTGCTCGTGGGAAAGGGTCTCTGCTTCGACTCGGGCGGCATCTCGATCAAGCCGGCGCAGGGCATGGAGTGGATGAAGTTCGACATGTGCGGCGCGGCCGGCGTGCTCGGAGCGATGGAAGCGATCGGCCGGTTGGAACTTCCCATCAACGTCGTGGGTCTCATTGGCTCGACGACCAACATGCCGTCGGGCGAGGCAATGAAGCCCGGCGACGTCGTGCAGGCATCGAACGGCAAGTACATCGAGATCATCAACACCGACGCCGAAGGACGGCTCGTGCTCGCCGACGTGCTGGCGTTCGCGAAACGGATGTCGCCCGCGGCGGTGATCGACGCGGCGACGCTGACCGGCGCCTGCGTGATCGCGCTCGGGCACACCGCGACGGGCGTGATGGGCAATCAAGAACCGTTGGTGCAGGAAGTGCTTGACGCGGCCAAGCGCGCCGGTGAACCCGGCTGGCCGCTGCCGCTGTGGGACGAATACAAGGATCTGATCAAGTCCGACGTGGCCGACATCAAGAATTCGGGCGGGCGTCCCGCGGGCACGATCACCGCCGCACTGTTCCTCAAAGAATTCGCCGACGACTATCCATGGGTGCATCTCGACATCGCCGGAACCGCGTACACCGAGTCGGATCTCGGCACGGTGCCGCGCGGGCCGACGGGAGTGCCGGTGGGAACGTTCGTCGAGTTCGTACGAGGGCGCGCACGCTGA
- a CDS encoding YicC/YloC family endoribonuclease, with translation MTGFGAADGEVGGARVSVEIRSVNHRFFNPSIKLPAELSRWEPEVREALRRGVSRGHIAVTARLARHESEGTIDEARFGQYVDQIRRLQERFALEGAIDAATVLRLPHVVAAPADETAGNAEELVKIVDRAMQALDAMRSVEGARLSGYVGARLAVIEQAVDRIAARAPQRLVEHRERLRQAVHELASGVTVDEQRLAQEIAIIADKLDVSEEISRFHTHVAAFRATIAAPPGDGVGKRLGFLLQELLREANTTGSKANDAAIVQDVVLIKEELEKIREQAENLE, from the coding sequence ATGACGGGCTTCGGCGCCGCGGACGGCGAGGTCGGCGGAGCGCGTGTCTCTGTCGAGATCCGTTCGGTCAACCACCGCTTTTTCAATCCGTCGATCAAGCTCCCGGCCGAGCTGAGCCGCTGGGAGCCGGAGGTGCGCGAGGCCCTGCGGCGCGGCGTTTCGCGCGGGCACATCGCCGTCACCGCGCGGCTCGCGCGTCACGAATCCGAAGGCACGATCGACGAAGCACGCTTCGGCCAGTACGTCGATCAGATCCGCCGATTGCAGGAGCGCTTCGCGCTCGAGGGCGCGATCGACGCCGCGACGGTTCTGCGATTGCCGCACGTCGTCGCGGCTCCCGCGGACGAAACGGCCGGCAACGCCGAAGAACTGGTGAAGATCGTCGATCGAGCCATGCAGGCGCTCGACGCGATGCGTTCGGTCGAGGGAGCGCGCCTATCCGGCTACGTCGGCGCGCGGCTCGCGGTCATCGAGCAGGCGGTCGATCGGATCGCGGCGCGCGCGCCGCAGCGCCTCGTCGAGCATCGGGAGCGGCTCCGCCAGGCGGTACACGAACTGGCGTCCGGTGTGACGGTCGACGAGCAACGCCTTGCGCAGGAGATCGCCATCATCGCCGACAAGCTGGACGTCTCCGAGGAGATCAGCCGCTTTCACACCCACGTGGCGGCCTTTCGCGCGACGATCGCCGCGCCGCCCGGAGACGGCGTGGGTAAGCGCCTCGGTTTTCTCCTGCAGGAGTTGCTGCGTGAAGCGAACACGACGGGCAGCAAGGCGAATGACGCCGCGATCGTGCAGGATGTCGTCTTGATCAAAGAGGAGCTGGAGAAGATCCGCGAGCAAGCCGAGAACCTCGAGTGA
- the gmk gene encoding guanylate kinase, with protein MSQAEESDGDTGAWGQVIFPIILSSPSGGGKTTIAHRLLARRVDVGYSVSCTTREPRTGEQDGVDYHFLTRDEFVERRRLGEFIESAEVHGNLYGTLRREISRVLAGGRHVIMDIDVQGARQIRESFPAAVSVFLLPPSADVLLERLRRRHTESPTQLLDRLHSALHELRAVNEYDYVVVNDDLDQAVARVSAIVDAEVVSRERIFGLQRKVEQLVGRLEAEVQRQTTS; from the coding sequence GTGAGCCAGGCGGAAGAGAGCGACGGCGACACCGGCGCCTGGGGCCAGGTGATCTTTCCGATCATCCTCTCGTCTCCTTCCGGCGGCGGAAAGACGACGATCGCGCACCGGCTGCTCGCGCGGCGGGTGGACGTTGGATACTCGGTTTCCTGCACCACTCGGGAGCCGCGGACCGGCGAACAGGACGGCGTCGACTATCACTTCCTGACGCGCGACGAATTCGTGGAACGCCGGCGGCTCGGCGAGTTCATCGAGTCCGCCGAGGTGCATGGCAACCTCTACGGCACGCTGCGGCGCGAGATCTCGCGGGTGCTGGCCGGTGGACGGCACGTCATCATGGACATCGACGTGCAGGGCGCCCGGCAGATTCGGGAGAGTTTTCCGGCGGCCGTAAGTGTATTCCTGCTACCGCCTTCGGCCGACGTGCTCTTGGAACGTCTCAGACGCCGCCATACCGAATCCCCCACGCAGCTCCTCGATAGATTACATTCTGCTCTCCACGAGCTCCGGGCCGTCAACGAGTATGACTACGTCGTCGTCAACGACGACCTCGACCAGGCGGTCGCACGCGTCAGCGCGATCGTGGACGCCGAGGTCGTGAGCCGGGAGCGGATTTTTGGATTGCAGCGCAAGGTCGAGCAGCTCGTCGGGCGGCTCGAAGCGGAAGTCCAACGACAGACCACTAGCTAG
- a CDS encoding DNA-directed RNA polymerase subunit omega, with protein MRVFTPDEIAGHAANKYLGVLVAAKYARVLNEFPRDRSSSREKKLTTRSLEELAKGDIEYHVVPRRRAE; from the coding sequence ATGCGGGTTTTCACGCCGGATGAAATCGCGGGTCACGCCGCGAACAAGTACCTGGGAGTTCTCGTCGCCGCGAAGTATGCCCGCGTGCTCAACGAGTTCCCGCGCGACCGTTCGTCGTCGCGCGAAAAGAAGCTCACCACGCGCTCGCTCGAAGAGCTGGCGAAGGGTGACATCGAGTACCACGTCGTCCCGCGGCGACGCGCCGAGTAG
- the coaBC gene encoding bifunctional phosphopantothenoylcysteine decarboxylase/phosphopantothenate--cysteine ligase CoaBC, which translates to MTSSTTSSRGDAPSSSIRPYAGSRILLGVTGGIASYKSAWLARLLTKAGAEVDVVMTRAATEFVGAITFEALTGRPVHAGMFEQGRALDHIALARSATALVVAPATADFLARAATGQADDLLTSVLLATKSPVLLVPAMNDHMWAHPQTKHNVTHLASLGYRILNPDAGDLAAGEGTGPGRMPEPETIFAHVGRLLEPRGALGGKRVLVTAGPTREAIDPVRFISNHSSGKMGVALASAAWRRGADVTLVSGPMSVAAPTAVQVTTVESTNDMKVAIDGALPSTDVLIMAAAPADFRPSDPAQAKIKKTESRSSIALAPTPDILQSTRAKRRGDSVIVGFALETNDVLANGRRKLESKDLDLIVVNDATEPGAGFGTDTNRVTLISRDGVESRLPLMSKAEVADAILDRVEALLGGR; encoded by the coding sequence GTGACATCGAGTACCACGTCGTCCCGCGGCGACGCGCCGAGTAGTTCCATCCGCCCGTACGCGGGGAGTCGAATCCTCCTCGGGGTGACGGGAGGCATCGCCAGTTACAAATCGGCCTGGCTGGCGCGACTGCTCACGAAAGCGGGCGCCGAAGTCGACGTGGTGATGACGCGCGCCGCGACCGAGTTCGTCGGCGCGATCACGTTCGAAGCTCTCACGGGTAGACCGGTCCACGCCGGCATGTTCGAGCAGGGGCGCGCGCTCGACCACATCGCGCTCGCGCGCAGCGCGACGGCGCTCGTCGTCGCCCCGGCGACCGCCGACTTCCTCGCTCGCGCCGCGACCGGGCAGGCCGACGATCTACTCACGTCCGTGCTGCTCGCCACGAAATCGCCCGTGCTGCTCGTGCCGGCGATGAACGACCACATGTGGGCGCACCCACAAACGAAGCACAACGTGACCCACCTGGCGTCGCTCGGCTATCGAATTCTGAATCCGGACGCGGGCGACCTCGCGGCGGGTGAGGGAACCGGTCCCGGGCGAATGCCGGAACCCGAAACGATTTTCGCGCACGTCGGGAGACTACTCGAGCCGCGCGGGGCCCTCGGCGGCAAACGCGTTCTCGTGACCGCGGGCCCGACGCGCGAAGCGATCGACCCGGTTCGATTCATCTCGAATCACAGCAGCGGCAAGATGGGCGTCGCCCTCGCGTCGGCGGCCTGGCGCCGCGGCGCCGACGTCACGCTCGTCTCCGGTCCGATGAGCGTTGCCGCTCCAACGGCCGTTCAAGTGACGACGGTCGAGTCGACGAACGACATGAAGGTCGCGATCGACGGCGCGCTCCCGTCGACCGACGTGCTGATCATGGCCGCCGCGCCGGCCGATTTTCGTCCGTCGGATCCGGCGCAGGCAAAGATCAAGAAGACCGAGTCGCGCTCGTCGATCGCGCTCGCGCCCACACCCGACATTCTCCAATCGACGCGCGCCAAACGCCGCGGCGACTCGGTCATCGTCGGGTTCGCGCTCGAGACGAACGACGTGCTGGCCAACGGCCGCCGAAAGCTCGAGTCGAAGGATCTCGATCTGATCGTCGTCAACGACGCAACCGAGCCCGGCGCCGGATTCGGCACGGACACGAATCGCGTCACACTCATCTCGCGAGACGGCGTCGAGTCGCGGCTTCCGCTCATGTCGAAAGCCGAAGTGGCCGACGCAATTCTCGACCGCGTGGAGGCCTTGCTCGGTGGACGCTAG
- a CDS encoding uracil-DNA glycosylase → MDAREQLRRYLEQRREMGETELVLDRMTVDEAMRLLGGTAGGAGARASGKPASPVSAGTRGGAAAPADPSDWRAILRAGEEQAGEPVDRWTGGPEKPAAKTPDDTSFAAPGSGSAEPPAAPIVSVAPGITVGTPTSELFGGPFASLETLEALTTHVASCTRCPLHATATNPVPGEGNPNADFMCVGEAPGATEDQTGRPFVGAAGQLLTKILDAIGFKREDVYICNVLKHRPPGNRNPLPDEVKACSPYLIRQIELIRPKVILALGTFAAQTLLNTTLSIGKLRGQVHRYYGVPLVVTYHPAALLRNPGWKRPTWEDVQLARRILDSSGTRADA, encoded by the coding sequence GTGGACGCTAGAGAACAGCTTCGACGGTACTTGGAGCAGCGCCGCGAGATGGGCGAGACGGAGCTCGTGCTCGATCGCATGACCGTCGACGAAGCGATGCGGCTGCTCGGCGGGACTGCGGGCGGGGCGGGAGCCCGCGCATCAGGAAAGCCGGCCTCGCCGGTTTCGGCCGGGACTCGTGGCGGTGCTGCGGCGCCGGCGGATCCGAGCGACTGGCGGGCGATTCTACGCGCGGGGGAAGAACAGGCGGGTGAACCGGTGGACCGGTGGACCGGTGGACCGGAAAAGCCGGCGGCGAAAACACCCGACGACACTTCGTTTGCGGCACCCGGTTCGGGAAGTGCCGAGCCGCCGGCGGCGCCGATCGTGTCGGTCGCACCCGGAATAACTGTTGGAACGCCGACGAGCGAGTTGTTCGGCGGACCGTTTGCGTCGCTCGAAACGCTCGAGGCACTCACGACCCATGTCGCGTCGTGCACACGATGTCCTCTCCACGCGACGGCGACGAATCCGGTGCCGGGCGAAGGGAATCCCAACGCGGACTTCATGTGCGTCGGCGAGGCACCCGGCGCGACCGAAGATCAAACGGGCCGCCCGTTCGTCGGCGCGGCCGGCCAGTTGCTCACGAAGATCCTCGACGCGATCGGCTTCAAGCGTGAAGACGTCTACATCTGCAACGTCCTCAAACATCGTCCGCCGGGAAACCGTAACCCTCTACCGGACGAAGTAAAGGCCTGTAGTCCGTATCTCATTCGACAGATCGAGCTGATTCGTCCCAAGGTGATTCTCGCACTCGGAACATTCGCCGCGCAGACGCTCTTGAATACGACGCTGTCGATCGGCAAGTTGCGCGGCCAGGTTCACCGCTATTACGGTGTACCGCTCGTGGTCACGTATCACCCTGCCGCGCTTCTCCGGAATCCGGGTTGGAAGCGTCCCACTTGGGAAGATGTCCAGCTCGCCCGTCGAATTCTCGATAGCTCCGGTACACGCGCCGACGCGTGA
- the dnaB gene encoding replicative DNA helicase — protein sequence MSSSPVEFSIAPVHAPTRDPYRDRRPPYSEDAEQAVLSAMLIDQDAVLRAVEYVDDTMFYAERHRRIFRSMVGIAERGGVVDPLTLSDELQRRGDLEGSGGKDYIGFLVDAVPTAANIEYHAKIVREKAILRRLIEVSTSIVTEAFDGHVTARELLDDAESKIFQVSQQQTREGFTRLKELLWPTMERIEKLHAGGATVTGVASGFGDLDELTSGFQPSDLIIVAARPSMGKTAFTLNVAQHAAIENKVPVALFSLEMSKESLVQRMLTSEARIDAQRLRKGLLRDDDFPRLARAAGILQNAPVWIDDTPGMTLLEMRSKARRLKTESGIGLVIVDYLQLMQGPSNSESRQQEVSQISRGLKALAKELNVPVVALSQLSRAPEQRTGDNKRPQLSDLRESGAIEQDADLIMFLYRQEFYDGPTDKDGNSLEGKAEVIIGKQRNGPTGFVNLFFHKQYTRFESYTQRG from the coding sequence ATGTCCAGCTCGCCCGTCGAATTCTCGATAGCTCCGGTACACGCGCCGACGCGTGACCCGTACCGCGATCGGCGTCCTCCATATTCGGAGGACGCCGAGCAAGCGGTGCTCTCGGCGATGTTGATCGACCAGGACGCGGTGCTCCGCGCGGTCGAATACGTCGACGATACGATGTTCTACGCCGAGCGCCATCGGCGGATCTTCCGCTCGATGGTCGGCATCGCCGAGCGCGGCGGCGTGGTCGATCCGCTCACGCTCTCCGACGAGTTGCAGCGCCGCGGCGATCTCGAAGGGTCGGGCGGCAAGGACTACATCGGCTTCCTCGTCGACGCGGTGCCGACGGCGGCGAACATCGAGTACCACGCCAAGATCGTCCGCGAGAAGGCGATCCTGCGCCGGCTGATCGAAGTCTCCACGTCGATCGTGACCGAGGCGTTCGACGGTCACGTCACGGCGCGCGAGCTCCTCGACGACGCCGAGTCGAAGATCTTCCAGGTGAGCCAGCAGCAGACACGCGAGGGCTTCACGCGCCTCAAGGAGCTGCTCTGGCCGACGATGGAGCGGATCGAGAAGCTGCACGCCGGCGGCGCGACGGTCACCGGCGTCGCGAGCGGCTTCGGCGATCTCGACGAGTTGACCTCAGGCTTCCAGCCGTCGGACCTCATCATCGTCGCGGCGCGTCCGTCGATGGGAAAGACGGCGTTCACGCTGAACGTCGCGCAACACGCGGCCATCGAGAACAAAGTTCCGGTTGCGCTCTTTTCGCTGGAAATGAGTAAAGAGTCACTCGTGCAGCGCATGCTCACGTCGGAGGCTCGCATCGACGCGCAGCGGCTGCGCAAAGGCTTGCTCCGCGACGACGACTTCCCGCGCCTCGCTCGGGCGGCGGGCATTCTCCAGAACGCGCCGGTATGGATCGACGACACGCCAGGCATGACGCTGCTCGAGATGCGATCCAAGGCTCGGCGCCTCAAGACCGAGTCGGGCATCGGGCTCGTGATCGTCGACTACCTCCAGCTCATGCAGGGCCCGAGCAACTCCGAGAGCCGGCAACAGGAAGTCAGCCAGATCTCGCGCGGATTGAAAGCCCTCGCCAAGGAGCTGAACGTCCCCGTCGTCGCGCTGTCCCAGCTCTCGCGCGCCCCCGAACAGCGCACCGGCGACAACAAGCGCCCCCAGCTCTCCGACCTCCGCGAGTCGGGCGCCATCGAGCAGGACGCCGACCTGATCATGTTCCTGTACCGTCAGGAGTTCTACGACGGCCCGACCGACAAGGACGGCAACTCGCTCGAGGGAAAGGCCGAGGTCATCATCGGCAAGCAGCGCAACGGCCCGACCGGCTTCGTGAATCTGTTCTTTCACAAGCAATACACCCGCTTCGAGAGCTACACTCAGCGGGGCTAG
- the radA gene encoding DNA repair protein RadA, with translation MAKVKTAYRCTECGGEHSKWQGRCDQCGEWNTLVEEIVAPRVVAGTASARRAAGARGLAEGGSVAVAPRLRDVAGSQTDRWRTNLDEFDFVLGGGIVPGSMILVGGEPGIGKSTLLLQVAARLEQSGRPVLYATGEESALQVRLRADRLGGNAGDVALLSETNLETVLATAASAPPAALIVDSIQTVFTTDLEGAPGNVGQVRECAARLMRFAKESGTTVFVVGHVTKGGGIAGPKTLEHIVDTVLYFEGEGTLDHRVLRATKNRFGSVDEIGVFRMTEQGLDPVANPSELFVGDRTLTASGSALTALLEGSRPVLVEIQALVAKAGFGTPQRVATGFDGRRLALLLAVLDKRAGLSFAQLDTFVNVVGGIRLQEPAGDLAVAVALASSVYDRALPRDAVFAGELGLGGEVRVVSQAERRIAEAANLGMRRIYLAERAVPKRVTRDIEVVGVRTIGDLFQRVFG, from the coding sequence ATGGCCAAGGTGAAGACCGCCTACCGCTGCACCGAGTGCGGAGGCGAGCATTCGAAGTGGCAGGGACGCTGCGACCAGTGCGGCGAGTGGAACACTCTCGTCGAAGAGATTGTTGCGCCGCGCGTCGTCGCCGGAACGGCGAGCGCTCGGCGCGCAGCCGGCGCGCGCGGGTTGGCGGAGGGCGGGAGCGTCGCGGTCGCGCCGCGACTGCGCGACGTGGCTGGATCGCAGACGGATCGGTGGCGGACGAACCTCGACGAGTTCGACTTCGTGCTGGGCGGTGGGATCGTTCCCGGATCGATGATCCTCGTCGGCGGCGAGCCGGGCATCGGAAAGTCCACGCTCCTGCTGCAAGTCGCGGCGCGTCTCGAGCAGTCCGGTCGCCCGGTGCTCTACGCCACCGGCGAAGAATCGGCGCTGCAAGTACGGCTGCGCGCGGATCGGCTTGGCGGAAATGCCGGCGACGTCGCGCTGTTGAGCGAGACGAATCTCGAGACGGTCCTCGCGACCGCCGCGTCGGCGCCGCCGGCGGCGCTCATCGTCGACTCGATTCAGACCGTCTTCACGACCGATCTCGAAGGCGCTCCCGGAAACGTCGGCCAGGTGCGCGAGTGCGCCGCGCGGCTGATGCGCTTCGCCAAAGAGAGCGGCACGACGGTGTTCGTCGTCGGGCACGTGACGAAGGGCGGTGGCATCGCGGGCCCGAAGACGCTCGAGCACATCGTCGACACGGTTCTCTACTTCGAGGGCGAGGGTACGCTCGACCATCGCGTGTTGCGAGCGACGAAAAACCGTTTCGGCAGCGTCGACGAGATCGGCGTCTTCCGCATGACGGAGCAGGGACTCGATCCCGTCGCGAACCCCTCGGAGCTGTTCGTCGGCGACCGCACGCTGACCGCGTCCGGTTCGGCGCTCACCGCGCTCCTGGAAGGATCGCGGCCGGTACTCGTCGAGATTCAGGCGCTCGTGGCGAAGGCGGGATTCGGCACCCCGCAGCGCGTCGCCACCGGCTTCGACGGACGCCGCCTCGCGCTGCTGCTCGCCGTGCTCGACAAACGCGCGGGACTTTCGTTCGCGCAGCTGGACACGTTCGTCAACGTCGTCGGCGGAATTCGATTGCAGGAGCCGGCGGGGGATCTCGCCGTCGCCGTCGCGCTGGCATCGAGCGTGTACGATCGCGCGCTCCCGCGCGACGCTGTCTTCGCGGGCGAGCTTGGACTCGGCGGTGAGGTCCGCGTCGTGTCTCAGGCCGAGCGGCGGATCGCCGAGGCGGCGAACCTGGGGATGCGGCGGATCTACCTCGCCGAGCGCGCCGTGCCGAAGCGGGTGACGAGAGACATCGAGGTCGTCGGCGTGAGAACGATCGGCGACTTGTTTCAGCGTGTGTTTGGATGA
- the ispD gene encoding 2-C-methyl-D-erythritol 4-phosphate cytidylyltransferase, translated as MSGNERSQVPVHRGDGETTRDVGVVIVAGGSSSRTSGKELKQFRWVAGKPALLHSLQTFMARPDVVGVVVVLPRDHVADPPPWLFQCDVDRLMVSIGGATRTESVRNGLEDLPDEAAIVLVHDAARPLVGDATIDRVVASAREGVSAIAALPVVDTLKQVDERGMITSTVDRERLWRAQTPQGFPRDVIERAHRHAKANGITATDDAALCEALGAPVRVVRGSERAMKITEDADFDRAEAFFPLAE; from the coding sequence ATGAGCGGCAATGAGCGGTCACAGGTCCCAGTTCACCGGGGAGACGGTGAGACAACGCGCGACGTCGGCGTGGTCATCGTGGCCGGAGGAAGCAGCAGCCGAACCTCAGGGAAAGAACTGAAGCAATTTCGGTGGGTCGCGGGAAAGCCGGCGTTGCTGCATAGCCTGCAGACGTTCATGGCGCGTCCGGACGTCGTCGGGGTCGTCGTCGTGCTGCCGCGCGACCACGTCGCCGATCCGCCGCCGTGGTTGTTCCAATGCGACGTCGATCGGCTCATGGTCTCGATCGGCGGCGCGACTCGCACCGAGTCCGTGCGCAATGGTCTCGAGGATCTGCCGGACGAGGCGGCGATCGTTCTCGTGCACGACGCCGCGCGTCCCCTCGTCGGCGACGCGACGATCGACCGCGTGGTCGCGTCTGCTCGAGAAGGCGTCAGCGCGATCGCCGCGCTCCCGGTCGTCGACACGCTGAAACAAGTCGACGAGCGGGGAATGATCACGAGTACCGTCGATCGCGAACGGCTCTGGCGCGCCCAGACGCCCCAGGGTTTTCCGCGCGACGTGATCGAGCGCGCGCACCGCCACGCCAAGGCCAACGGGATCACGGCGACCGACGACGCGGCGCTCTGCGAGGCCCTCGGCGCGCCGGTACGAGTCGTGCGCGGGAGCGAGCGCGCCATGAAGATCACCGAGGATGCTGATTTCGATCGCGCGGAGGCGTTCTTTCCGCTCGCCGAATGA
- a CDS encoding L-threonylcarbamoyladenylate synthase: MRIEALSVPFWSADEVGAAIKPALEQIAARKVLAYPTETVYGFGGGIDRDSVDALVRLKQRPPGKPFLLLISGPQMIERLDLRLPAYAANFVTRHWPGPLTLVLAGGERRVPDRLRGPEGGVAVRWTSHAAMTRLIHAHGEAITSTSANRPGVPPAMRAAEILSQWSDAVTRGELRVLDGGTLTPSKPSTVLDCTGRRPRVIRPGAISAATLRESVPNLIGEV; encoded by the coding sequence ATGAGAATCGAGGCACTCTCGGTCCCATTCTGGTCCGCCGACGAAGTCGGAGCGGCCATCAAGCCGGCGCTGGAGCAAATCGCGGCGCGCAAAGTCCTCGCGTATCCGACCGAGACGGTCTACGGGTTCGGCGGCGGCATCGATCGCGACTCGGTCGACGCGTTGGTCCGGCTCAAACAGCGTCCGCCGGGAAAACCCTTTTTGCTGCTCATTTCGGGACCGCAGATGATCGAGCGTCTCGATCTGCGCCTGCCGGCCTACGCGGCGAATTTCGTGACGCGCCACTGGCCTGGGCCGCTGACGCTCGTGCTCGCCGGCGGCGAGCGTCGCGTTCCCGATCGCCTTCGCGGTCCGGAAGGGGGTGTCGCGGTTCGCTGGACGAGTCACGCGGCGATGACCCGGTTGATCCACGCGCACGGCGAGGCGATCACCTCGACGAGCGCCAACCGTCCGGGGGTTCCCCCGGCGATGCGCGCCGCTGAGATTCTCTCGCAATGGAGCGACGCGGTGACACGCGGGGAATTGCGAGTGCTCGACGGCGGCACACTGACGCCATCGAAGCCGTCCACGGTGCTCGATTGTACCGGGCGGCGGCCGCGGGTCATTCGGCCCGGGGCGATCTCGGCGGCGACGCTTCGCGAGAGCGTGCCCAATCTGATCGGAGAAGTGTGA
- a CDS encoding low molecular weight protein arginine phosphatase gives MKILFVCTGNTCRSPMAEAIARKIAIERGLLDVEAISAGTSAQTGAPASDGALLVGMERNMDLSAHRAQTLTRELVQSADLVLAMGPHHLERVEALGGSGRAYLLSDYASHGASVRPISDPVGAELDVYRATANELEEEIRRVLDRITAERGSGAA, from the coding sequence ATGAAGATTCTCTTCGTCTGCACCGGCAATACGTGTCGCAGCCCAATGGCCGAAGCGATCGCGCGGAAGATCGCCATCGAGCGCGGCCTGCTCGACGTCGAAGCGATCAGCGCCGGCACGAGCGCGCAAACAGGTGCGCCGGCCAGCGACGGCGCCTTGCTCGTCGGGATGGAGCGGAACATGGACCTCAGCGCGCACCGGGCACAGACGCTCACGCGCGAGTTGGTGCAGAGCGCCGACCTCGTTCTCGCGATGGGGCCGCACCATCTCGAGCGCGTCGAAGCGCTCGGCGGCAGCGGCCGCGCGTATCTGCTCTCCGACTACGCGTCGCATGGCGCTTCGGTACGTCCAATCAGCGATCCGGTCGGCGCGGAGCTCGACGTCTACCGCGCGACCGCGAACGAGCTCGAAGAGGAGATCCGCCGAGTGCTGGACCGCATCACCGCGGAGCGAGGTAGCGGAGCGGCTTGA